The sequence CCGTGATTGCCGCGCCGTAAAGTTATTTTAAATAAAGAAAGCAAGATACATTCTCTGTTGACAAATTTGTATCGCGGTAATAGTATTTGAGCCACTGAAAATCGTATAGGATTTTATAATATACGACTATTATTTTATGGAGGATGATAATCATGCTCAATGCAAACCCGCTGATAATCGCCTGTGTGATCGTCTACCTGGCCGCCGTCCTCATCATCGGCCTCTATCTCACAAAGAAAAAGGTCAGCAGCTCCGACGACTTCGCCGTTGCGAACCGCAGCCTGCCGACCGTCGTGCTGATTGGCACGCTGCTCGCTACCTGGTGCGGCGCCGGCGGCATCACCGGCTCGGCCAATCTGATATGGCGCAACGGTCCGCTCTTCGGCATTCTCGTCTTTATCGGCGCGCCGATCGGCATGCTGCTGCTTTACTTCGTCTCGGGGCGCGTGCGCCAGGCGACGACTTACACGATACCCGAGCTCTTCGAGATTCGCTTCGGCACTGCCGCGCGCGTCATCGCGACCGTCTGTATCGTGCTCGGCTACATAGGCATCCTCTCCTCGCAGTTCAAGGCCGCGGGGAACATGATCAACCTCACGACCGGCATGGAGCTTGAAACGGCTGTCATCCTCTCCGGCGTCGTCATGTTGGTGCTGGCCGTCAGCGGCGGCATGTTCAGCGTCGCCTACACCGACGCGCTCAGCGCCTTCCTCTTCGTCGGAGGCTTCCTCGTGGCGATACCGCTGCTCGCCTCCCAGATCGACGGGGGGCTCGCCGGCATGTTCGCGAACCTTCCCGAAGGGCGCCGCACCTTCATCGGCAGCCTCAACTTCGTCCAGGCTATGGGTTACATTTTCCCGATATTCTTCCTCGTCCTCGGCGACCAGAACATGATCCAGCGCATGGGCGCGGCCCGCGACGTCAGGACCGCGAAGCGCTCCGGCCTCGGCCTCGTCGTAGCGGAGGTCGTCGTCTGCGCGCTGATAATCATCCTCACGACCGCGGGCATCTACCTGCTGCCGGATATCGAACGGCCGGACACCGTCATCTTCCAGCTCGCGATAGGCTTCCTGCCCACGATCGTCGGAGGCCTGACGCTGGCGGCCTGTATGTCCTTCATCGTGACGACTGGCGACTCTTACATCCTCACGATATCCTCGAACATCACCTACGACATCTGGAACCGATTCGTGAAACGCGACGCCACCGACAAAGAGAAGCTTCTCTTCCTGCGCGCGGCCGCCGTCGGCACGGCCCTCCTCGCCTACGTGATGGGGCGTTTCTTCCCCGACATTCTCTCGGTGCAGATGTACGCCTACTCCATGTACGGCGCCTCTGTGACGCCGGCGCTCGTCTGCGCGCTCTTCGCCAGGAACGTGACGAAGGCCGGCGGCGTCTGCGGCATCCTTGCCGGCGGCGTCGGCACCATCGTTTGGGAGATCGTGCTGCATTCGCCGTTCGGCATAAAGAGCGCGATCATAATGGTCCCCCTCTCCTTTGCGGTCATCTTTGCGGTCTCCGCATTTACGAAGGGCGGCGGCTTCGTGCCGCTCGACGAGCTCTACAAAAAGGCTGCCTGAGGCGACGCTATGACGACCGTACTCGACAGATTTCTGAAATATGTGAAAATCGACAGCGAATCGGCTTACTCGCCGGCGCGGCTCCCAAGCACGGAAGGGCAGAAGGATTTCGCCGCCCTCTTAGCGGAGGAGCTCAGGGAGATCGGCGCGGAGGAGGTCTTCGTTGCGGAGAGCGGCTGCCTATACGCGAAGCTGCCGGCTAACTGCGAGGGCGCACCGGCGATCGGCTTCTGCTCGCATCTCGATACGACGCCGGAGTTCTGCGGCCGCGGCGTGAAGCCGCGCGTCGTGAAAAACTACGACGGCGGCGACGTCGTGCTCGGCGCAGAGGGCGGCGTCATGGAGGCCGCGAAGTTCCCGCATCTGAAGAACTACGTAGGCTGGGACCTGGTCGTCTCCGACGGCACGACGCTGCTCGGCGCCGACGACAAGGCCGGCATCGCCGAAATCATGACGATGGCGGAGCACTTCCGCGACCACCCGGAGGAGAGGCACGGCGAGATACAGTTCTTCTTCCCGAGCGACGAGGAGGTCGGCTGCCTCGGCGCGAAGACTCTCGATAAAAAGCGCTTCGCGCCGGACTTCGCCTATACGCTCGACGGCGGCCCGCTCGGCGAGATAACGTACGAGACCTTCAACGCCGCCTCCGCCGAAGTCTTGGTGAATGGCGTCAACATCCACCCTGGCCTCTCTAAGGGGCAGATGAAGAACGCCGTCCTCATAGCCAATAAATTCATCTGTATGCTGCCGCCGGCCGAGACGCCGTCGCATACGGAAAAATACGAGGGCTACTACCACGTGCTCGAGATCGAAGGGGGAGTCGAGCGCACGGCGATGCGCCTCTATCTGCGCGACCACGACAGCGCGAAGTTCGAAGCGCGGAAGGCACGTCTGCGCGAGATAGCCGGCTTCCTCAACGGCGAATTCGGCGCCGGCACCGTCGAGGTCGCCGTCAGCGACACGTACCGCAACATCCGCGAAGCCGTCGAACCGCACTTCGAAATCGTCGAAGCGGCGGCTGCGGCGATGAGGGCCGAGGGGGTCGAGCCCTTCTATGTGCCGATGCGCGGCGGCACCGACGGTACGGTGCTCTCCTTCGAGGGCATCCCCTGCCCAAACCTGTGTGTCGGCGGGCACAACTTCCACGGCCGTTACGAATATGTGCCCGTTCAGTCGATGGAGAAGATATCAGCCATACTCGTGAACATCGTCAAAGGCTTTGCTCGCCGCTGAGGCGCGCCGGCGTAGACTTCCGCGCGGAGCTCCGTTCCCGCCCGCGGCTTGCGCAATGTTGCGCCCATGCCTTAAAATGAAGGGGAATCGCAAACATTCAGCCTTGAAGGGGCGGGAAAAAGATGCCGGATATATCGCTGGCCGATCAGTCGGCGAACAGGATAAGGAAACTGATAGAGCAGGGCAGGTTCAAACCTGGAGCCCATCTGAACATAGACCTGCTGGCCAAGGAATTCGGCGTAAGCCAGACCCCGGTGCGCGAGGCGCTGAAGAAGCTCATCCACGAAGGGCTGGTCGTCTACCGGCCGAAGGTCGGCTACTCCGTGCGTAACCTTACGCTGCACGAATATCTGCAAGTCTGTGAACTGCTGCAGACGCTGGAATGCCACCTTGTGCGCGAGCTTGCGAAGACGCCCTTCGCCGTCGATATCGAGGGGCTGAGGGCCGTAAACGCCGAATTCGCCGCCTGCCTGCCGCGTGGCGACCGCCGCGCCGTCGGACGCGTCAACGACCGTTTCCATGAGAAACTATACGAGAACTATCCCAACAAGATCATGATGGAACACTTGAACAGCCTCTGGCGTGGGGCGCGCGCGCCGCGCGACTACATGTACGACAACAAGCTCTTCGCCGGCCGCATCGCCGCCGAACACGAAGCGATAATATCCGCGATAGAGCGCGGAGACCCGGCCTCCGCCGAAGCTGCGATGAACGCCCACTACGTCAGCGGCCGCGAAAGCGCGATAACCTCTTTCCCCGTGGAAGCGTAGGATCTTTATAGGCGTGAGCGTGAGGAGGGATAAAAATCCCTTCGCGGCTCTGCGCGTTTTCCGCGCGCTTTTCTTTTCTGCCGGCCATGACCGCGTCTGCGGAGTATATAGCGAGCGCCGCCCATATGCAGCAGAAGGTGGCCAGCCTGTATATCGAGAGCCCCTCGCGGTAGACGAAGGTCCCTATGAGGAATGTCATAGTCGGCGATACGTATTGTATGAAGCCTATAGTCGTCAGCCTTACTCTGTGAGCGGCGAAAGCGAAGAGCAGCAGCGGCACGGAGGTCATCACGCCGGTGCCGGCGAGCAGCAGCGTCGTCGCCGGATCGTAAGGGAAATCCGCACGGCCGGCGAACTGCAGGTAAAGAAGGTAGACGAGGGCCGCCGGCGCTACGGATATAGTTTCGATAAAAAGCGATTCCCTGGACTCCAGTGCGACGGCCTTCTTCATCGCTCCGTAGAGACCGAAGGTGAGCGCGATGCCGAGCGAAACGAGGGGGACTTCTCCGAGCGCCGCGATCTGTAGGCAGACTCCGGCGACGGCCGTCGCTATCGCCGCCTTCTGGGCGGCGCGCAGCCTTTCGCCGAAGAGGAGCGTCCCGAAGAGCATCGAGACGAGCGGGTTGATATAGTAGCCGAGGCTCGTTTCGAGGATGTGTCCGACGTTTATCGCCCATACGTAGAGCCCCCAGTTGAGGGTGATCAGATATCCGCCGATGAAGAGCAGCCGGGAATTCTTCTTATTGCGCGATATGTAGGAGACTGCACTGCCTAAGCGCCCGCCGAGCAGCGTGAGGACGAGCGTGAACGCCGCCGACCAGACTACGCGGTGCCCCAATATCTCAGATGAAGAAATCGATTGGAGGGCCTTCCAGTAAAAGGGCATCGATCCCCACCATAAATAGGCGAGGAACGCTGCGGCGGCCCCCTTTTGAGGATTCGTCATATTATCTCCTCCGTACCTTCGCGGCGGCGCGCCTGCTGAAATTGCCTAAAAAACCCCGCCACACGCAATATTTTACACGTTACCGCCGTTTTGTGATAAACTATTCTGACGTATTGCAGGTATTTTCCTGTGCGGAAGGAAGAAGTTTTATGGATGAACATCTGAGGCTTTCGTCGTTGGGAGCTTCCGTGCTTGCGGATGCCGAAGAAATTGCAAACGATATGCAGGAGTGGCGCAGGGATTTTCATCAATTCCCGGAGCTCGCGTTCGAGGAGAATATAACCGCTTCAAAGATAGTGCGCGTGCTGAGCTCCATCCCCGGGATGGAGGTCTATCCCGGCTTCGCGCTGAAGACCTCTGTGATAGGAGTGCTCGGCGCTGAAAAAGAAGGCCCCGCGCTGATGCTTCGCGCGTCGATGGACGCGGACGCGGGCGACGAGCAGACCGGCCTGCCCTTCTCATCCTGCGTGCCCGGGGTCGTACATTCCGCCGGGCATGACGCCGAGATGGCCTCGCTGCTCGGCGCGGCTTCCGTCCTTTCAAAATACGGGGATCAGCTGAAGCAGAAAATAGTCTTTCTCTTCCAGCCGGCCGGCGAGGGGCGCAGCGGCGCGCAGACCCTCGTCGAAAACAAAATAATAGAAGAATTCAACATCGGCAGGGCCGCGGCGGTCAACTGGGGGCCGGACCTCGCCTACGGCGCGCTCTTCACGCGCAGGGGGGTCATGACGGCCCTATCCGATAAAATACATATCGACATAAGGGGTATGACTGGACATGCGTCGGAGCCCCATACCGCGGTAGACCCGATCATGATAGCGGCGAACGTCATCCTGACGATAGAGGCGATGCTGTCGCGCGAGGTCGACCCGCGCGAGCCGATAGTCGTCTCCTTCGGGCGGCTCGAGGCCGGCGAAGCTTACAACATCATTCCGGAACAGGCGAACATCTGGGGCACTCTGCGCGCTTTCGATCCGCAGGTCCGCGACTTCGTACAGGGTCGGATCGAAACCGTCGCGCCGGCGATAGCGAAAGCGCTGCGCGGGCTCGCGTCGGTGGAATATACGCGCAATTACGCGCAGGTCGACAACAACCTCGATATGGTGGACGAGCTCCTCCGCGTCGGAGTTCCTTTTTTTGGGGAGGACGGCATATCGATGCTGGAAAGGCCACTGCTTATGGGCGAGGACTTTTCTTTTTTCAGCAACAGGGTGCCGTCGCTCTTCATGCTGCTCGGCGCGGGGCTCGAGTATCCGCTTCACCATCCGCGCTACGACGTGCCGGAGAGCATGCTTCCCCTTTCAGCCGCGTGGGAGGCGTATCTCGCTCTGACCCTCGCGCTTTGAAGGCTTTCGAACGGGGCCGTACCCGATAAAACAGACGATTGGTGTGATTCGTTTGGCTTCAAGACTGGATATAATCGTCAGAGACAATCTGAACAGGCTCCCCAGCGAGCCCTTTATCTGGTGGCAGAAAACGTGGTGGAGCCGCGGCGCCTTCCTCGAGCTCATCGAGGAGTGTGAAAAGAGGCTTGCCGCGAGCAATTTCAAAAGGGGGCAGCGCGTCGCCCTGCTGATGCCGAACAGCCCGGTGCTTCTCGCGACGGCCGTCGCGGTGTGGCGCCTCGGCGGCGCGGTCGCGCTGATAGACTTCCGCTCCGGCTACGCCCCGCTGATAAAACAGCTGTGTCACGCCGACGTCTTCGCCGCTCTGACCTACCGCGGCCTCGAAGACATAGTCCCGCTCATCTCGGAGGAGGGTATCCCCTGTTCCGTGATGAACCTTGACACGCTCGACGAAAACATACCGGGGCGCCCCTGCTCGCAGGAGGACGAGGAGACGGCCGTTATCTTCTACACCTCCGGCACGACGGGAGAGCCGAAGGCGGTCCCCCTAACGCACGATAATCTGATGGCCTGCATCGACGGCTGCGTAGAGCACATCGACATGCTCGACGAGGACGACGTCTTCCTGAACGCGCTGCCCAACTCGAATGTTTTCGGCTTCCTCTGCGGCGCGCTGCTGCCGCTCGTCAAGGCGACGCGGCAGGCGGTACTCGCCTCTTTCATGCCGGTGGCCGCGGCGATGGACGCGATAAAAAGCGCCGAAGTCTCCATAATCCCGGCCGTGCCGGCGATGGTGGGGATGATGGCGAGCGCCGTTTCGCACGGCATGCCCCTTTCGTCGTCGCTGCGCTGCGTGCTCTCCGGCGGCGACCGGCTGCCGCCCGAGATTTCCAGGCGCGCCGGCAAGATACTCGGCGTCCCCGTGTTGCAAGGCTACGGGCTGACGGAGGCGTCGTCGGTCGTAGCGCTGCCCCCATCGATGAGTTCGGCGAGAGAGGGAAGCGTCGGCACGCTCCTTTCCTGCGTCGAGGCGAAGATATGCGGCGACGGCGGCGAAGAGCTTCCCTGCGGCAGCGAAGGCACGCTGTGGCTGCGCGGCGCCTCGGTCGCGTCGCGCTACTATCACAACGAGGCTCTGACCGCCGAGCGCTTCGCGGACGGCTGGTTCAACACCTGCGACATAGCGAAGTTCGACGGGGAGGGCTACCTTTATCTCGTAGGGCGCTCCAGCGACGTGATATTCGTCGGAGGCTTCAAGGTCTACGCTCGCGAGGTGGAGAACGTGCTCGAAGAGCATCCTTCGGTGAAGAACGCTGCGGTCGTCGGCGTGCCGCGCTCGATAAGCGGCGAGATAGTGAAAGCCTACATCCTGCCCGAGGGCGGCGAAAAGCCGCGCCCCAAGGCACTGATAGATTACTGCAAGAAGAGGCTCGCCTATTACAAGGTGCCGCGGATAATAGAGTTCGTTTCGGAGATGCCGCGCTCCACGGCCGGCGAGATAGTAAAGAGAAAGCTTTTGAAGGATTAAACCGGGATGTTTGGATACAGCTGCCGCGTCGTAAGAAAAATATGCGGTTACGAGAAGAGGGAGGTCGAGGCCCTCTTGTGCAAGAGCGGCCTCGTCTTTGAAGGCTCGCCGGAATACACCGCCGTCGCCGAGGACGGCGACGAAAGGATAATCGCTACCGCGAGCCTCGCCGGGGGCGTGATAAAAATGGTCGCCGCTGAAGCCGAATGGCAGGAGGCGGGGCTTTCCTCGGCGGTGATTTCGGCTCTGATGCAGGCCGCGCGCGCGGACGGCGTATACCGCTTCTTTTTATTCACGAAGCCGGAAACGGCGGAGCGCTTCGCCGCGCTCGGCTTCCGCGCTCTCGCGGCCTCCGACGAAAGTGTGCTGATGGAGTGCGGGGCGCCGTCGGCCGAAGATTTCCGCAGGACGCTGGAGCGCGAAAGGGAAAAAAACGGAGCGCCGGCCGCGGCCGCGGTGATGAACTGCAACCCCTTCACGCTCGGCCACCGCTATCTTATCGAAGAAGCGGCGTCGCGAGAAAGGCTTTTCTACGCGATAGTCGTCGAAGAGGACGCTTCGGCCTTCCCCTTCGCCGACCGCATTGCGCTTGTGCGCGCCGGCACTGCAGACATTGCCAACGTCCGGGTGCTGTCGAGCTCCCGCTACGCTGTATCCTCCGCGACTTTTCCTTCGTATTTTCTTAAGGACCGTGCCGAACTCTCCGTCGCGAAGGTGCAGGCGGAGCTCGACGCCAAATTATTCGCCTCCCTCTTCGTCCCCGCGCTCGGCGTGGCGCGGCGCTACGTCGGCAGCGAGCCGCTGTCGCGCGTCACGGCGCTTTACAACGAGGTGCTGAAAGATACGCTGCCGCGCTTCGGCTGCCCCGTCTGCGAGATAGACAGGAAGGGCGCCGCCGGCGGCGTAATATCGGCGTCGCGCGTGAGGGAGGCGATCGCCCGCGGAGGGGGCGGAGAGCTTTCCGCGCTTCTGCCGCGCGTGACCCTCGAATACCTAAAGACGCCGAACGGGCGCGCCGCCGCGGAAAAGCTGCGGTGCGGAGGCGAAGGAGAAAATGAATCGTGACGC is a genomic window of Synergistes jonesii containing:
- the rarD gene encoding EamA family transporter RarD → MTNPQKGAAAAFLAYLWWGSMPFYWKALQSISSSEILGHRVVWSAAFTLVLTLLGGRLGSAVSYISRNKKNSRLLFIGGYLITLNWGLYVWAINVGHILETSLGYYINPLVSMLFGTLLFGERLRAAQKAAIATAVAGVCLQIAALGEVPLVSLGIALTFGLYGAMKKAVALESRESLFIETISVAPAALVYLLYLQFAGRADFPYDPATTLLLAGTGVMTSVPLLLFAFAAHRVRLTTIGFIQYVSPTMTFLIGTFVYREGLSIYRLATFCCIWAALAIYSADAVMAGRKEKRAENAQSREGIFIPPHAHAYKDPTLPRGKRLSRFRGR
- the citC gene encoding [citrate (pro-3S)-lyase] ligase; protein product: MFGYSCRVVRKICGYEKREVEALLCKSGLVFEGSPEYTAVAEDGDERIIATASLAGGVIKMVAAEAEWQEAGLSSAVISALMQAARADGVYRFFLFTKPETAERFAALGFRALAASDESVLMECGAPSAEDFRRTLEREREKNGAPAAAAVMNCNPFTLGHRYLIEEAASRERLFYAIVVEEDASAFPFADRIALVRAGTADIANVRVLSSSRYAVSSATFPSYFLKDRAELSVAKVQAELDAKLFASLFVPALGVARRYVGSEPLSRVTALYNEVLKDTLPRFGCPVCEIDRKGAAGGVISASRVREAIARGGGGELSALLPRVTLEYLKTPNGRAAAEKLRCGGEGENES
- a CDS encoding GntR family transcriptional regulator; this translates as MPDISLADQSANRIRKLIEQGRFKPGAHLNIDLLAKEFGVSQTPVREALKKLIHEGLVVYRPKVGYSVRNLTLHEYLQVCELLQTLECHLVRELAKTPFAVDIEGLRAVNAEFAACLPRGDRRAVGRVNDRFHEKLYENYPNKIMMEHLNSLWRGARAPRDYMYDNKLFAGRIAAEHEAIISAIERGDPASAEAAMNAHYVSGRESAITSFPVEA
- the pepT gene encoding peptidase T; translation: MTTVLDRFLKYVKIDSESAYSPARLPSTEGQKDFAALLAEELREIGAEEVFVAESGCLYAKLPANCEGAPAIGFCSHLDTTPEFCGRGVKPRVVKNYDGGDVVLGAEGGVMEAAKFPHLKNYVGWDLVVSDGTTLLGADDKAGIAEIMTMAEHFRDHPEERHGEIQFFFPSDEEVGCLGAKTLDKKRFAPDFAYTLDGGPLGEITYETFNAASAEVLVNGVNIHPGLSKGQMKNAVLIANKFICMLPPAETPSHTEKYEGYYHVLEIEGGVERTAMRLYLRDHDSAKFEARKARLREIAGFLNGEFGAGTVEVAVSDTYRNIREAVEPHFEIVEAAAAAMRAEGVEPFYVPMRGGTDGTVLSFEGIPCPNLCVGGHNFHGRYEYVPVQSMEKISAILVNIVKGFARR
- a CDS encoding sodium:solute symporter family protein, with amino-acid sequence MLNANPLIIACVIVYLAAVLIIGLYLTKKKVSSSDDFAVANRSLPTVVLIGTLLATWCGAGGITGSANLIWRNGPLFGILVFIGAPIGMLLLYFVSGRVRQATTYTIPELFEIRFGTAARVIATVCIVLGYIGILSSQFKAAGNMINLTTGMELETAVILSGVVMLVLAVSGGMFSVAYTDALSAFLFVGGFLVAIPLLASQIDGGLAGMFANLPEGRRTFIGSLNFVQAMGYIFPIFFLVLGDQNMIQRMGAARDVRTAKRSGLGLVVAEVVVCALIIILTTAGIYLLPDIERPDTVIFQLAIGFLPTIVGGLTLAACMSFIVTTGDSYILTISSNITYDIWNRFVKRDATDKEKLLFLRAAAVGTALLAYVMGRFFPDILSVQMYAYSMYGASVTPALVCALFARNVTKAGGVCGILAGGVGTIVWEIVLHSPFGIKSAIIMVPLSFAVIFAVSAFTKGGGFVPLDELYKKAA
- a CDS encoding AMP-binding protein, translating into MIRLASRLDIIVRDNLNRLPSEPFIWWQKTWWSRGAFLELIEECEKRLAASNFKRGQRVALLMPNSPVLLATAVAVWRLGGAVALIDFRSGYAPLIKQLCHADVFAALTYRGLEDIVPLISEEGIPCSVMNLDTLDENIPGRPCSQEDEETAVIFYTSGTTGEPKAVPLTHDNLMACIDGCVEHIDMLDEDDVFLNALPNSNVFGFLCGALLPLVKATRQAVLASFMPVAAAMDAIKSAEVSIIPAVPAMVGMMASAVSHGMPLSSSLRCVLSGGDRLPPEISRRAGKILGVPVLQGYGLTEASSVVALPPSMSSAREGSVGTLLSCVEAKICGDGGEELPCGSEGTLWLRGASVASRYYHNEALTAERFADGWFNTCDIAKFDGEGYLYLVGRSSDVIFVGGFKVYAREVENVLEEHPSVKNAAVVGVPRSISGEIVKAYILPEGGEKPRPKALIDYCKKRLAYYKVPRIIEFVSEMPRSTAGEIVKRKLLKD
- a CDS encoding M20 metallopeptidase family protein, which translates into the protein MDEHLRLSSLGASVLADAEEIANDMQEWRRDFHQFPELAFEENITASKIVRVLSSIPGMEVYPGFALKTSVIGVLGAEKEGPALMLRASMDADAGDEQTGLPFSSCVPGVVHSAGHDAEMASLLGAASVLSKYGDQLKQKIVFLFQPAGEGRSGAQTLVENKIIEEFNIGRAAAVNWGPDLAYGALFTRRGVMTALSDKIHIDIRGMTGHASEPHTAVDPIMIAANVILTIEAMLSREVDPREPIVVSFGRLEAGEAYNIIPEQANIWGTLRAFDPQVRDFVQGRIETVAPAIAKALRGLASVEYTRNYAQVDNNLDMVDELLRVGVPFFGEDGISMLERPLLMGEDFSFFSNRVPSLFMLLGAGLEYPLHHPRYDVPESMLPLSAAWEAYLALTLAL